Proteins encoded in a region of the Pelmatolapia mariae isolate MD_Pm_ZW linkage group LG16_19, Pm_UMD_F_2, whole genome shotgun sequence genome:
- the LOC134645751 gene encoding trace amine-associated receptor 13c-like: protein MDNQGGAELCFPQLFNTSCKKPTTPLSQVLFHYIVVFSVSLLTAALNLLVIIAVSHFRQLHTPTNILLLSLAVSDFLIGLLMMPAKIQRDTACWFLGQLTCLIYNYICFISTSASVGIMVLISVDRYVAICDPLHYPTRITDRRVKLCVCLCWLCSVFYNILFIKDDLLQRERHTSCYGECVFVIDYIAGTTDIVLTFIAPVTVIVFLYMRVFVVAVSQARAMRSHVTAVTLQLSVTLTAKKSELKAARTLGVLVLVFLLCFCPYYIVSLFGYKLLNSSSASIVIYLYYFNSCLNPLIYAMFYPWFRKAVKLIVTLHILQPGSCEVSIL, encoded by the exons ATGGACAACCAGGGCGGAGCAGAGCTCTGCTTTCCACAACTCTTCAACACCTCCTGCAAGAAGCCTACAACTCCTCTATCACAAGTTTTGTTCCATTATATTGTTGTGTTCTCAGTGTCTCTGCTAACTGCGGCTCTCAACCTGCTCGTCATCATTGCAGTCTCCCATTTCAG GCAGCTCCACACACCCACTAACATCCTTCTCCTCTCTCTGGCTGTCTCAGACTTTCTCATTGGTCTGTTGATGATGCCGGCAAAAATCCAACGAGACACAGCTTGTTGGTTTCTTGGTCAGCTCACATGtttaatatataattatatatgcTTCATCAGTACCTCTGCCTCAGTGGGCATTATGGTGCTGATATCAGTCGACCGCTATGTGGCTATTTGTGACCCTTTGCATTACCCCACCAGAATCACTGACAGAAGAGTGAAACTCTGCGTCTGTCTGTGTTGgctctgctctgttttttaCAACATACTATTTATAAAGGACGACCTGCTTCAACGAGAGCGACATACTTCCTGTTATGGAGAATGTGTATTTGTCATAGACTACATTGCAGGAACCACTGACATTGTTTTGACTTTTATTGCTCCAGTTACTGTCATTGTATTTCTGTATATGAGAGTATTTGTGGTGGCTGTGTCTCAGGCCCGTGCCATGCGCTCTCATGTTACAGCTGTCACACTGCAGCTCTCAGTGACTCTAACAGCAAAGAAATCAGAGTTAAAAGCAGCCAGGACTCTGGGTGTTCTTGTTCTTGTGTTTCTGTTATGTTTCTGCCCATATTACATTGTGTCGCTTTTTGGATACAAGTTGCTCAATAGCTCATCTGCATCAATTGTGATCTATCTGTATTATTTTAACTCCTGTCTAAATCCTTTGATTTATGCTATGTTCTACCCCTGGTTTAGAAAAGCTGTGAAACTAATTGTGACTCTACATATACTGCAGCCTGGCTCCTGTGAGGTCAGCATACTGTAG